In a genomic window of Helianthus annuus cultivar XRQ/B chromosome 10, HanXRQr2.0-SUNRISE, whole genome shotgun sequence:
- the LOC118482999 gene encoding PLAT domain-containing protein 3-like: MGGSRIMINHLFLTTIFILISIATICRSDDADCVYTAYIRTGSIWKGGTDSKITLTLYDADGYGIRINDIEAWGGLMGPDYDYFERKNLDIFSGRGPCLTGPPCEMNLTSDGTGSGHGWYCNYVEVTTTGVHMPCAQQEFEVEQWLATDTSPYELTAIRNYCDEYSSTRRHVILESNTSSTSVRVAK; encoded by the exons ATGGGAGGTTCTAGGATCATGATCAATCATCTGTTCCTCACAACCATATTCATCCTCATCTCCATAGCCACCATATGCCGATCG GATGATGCTGATTGCGTGTACACCGCTTACATACGAACCGGTTCAATCTGGAAAGGCGGGACGGACTCCAAAATAACGCTCACGTTGTACGATGCAGACGGCTATGGCATACGGATCAACGACATCGAGGCATGGGGTGGCTTGATGGGTCCGGACTACGACTACTTCGAGAGAAAGAATTTGGATATATTTAGTGGCCGAGGACCGTGTTTGACCGGCCCACCGTGCGAGATGAACTTGACCTCGGATGGAACTGGGTCGGGCCACGGGTGGTATTGTAACTATGTGGAGGTGACCACTACTGGAGTTCATATGCCATGTGCACAACAGGAGTTTGAGGTGGAGCAGTGGTTGGCCACCGATACGTCACCGTATGAACTCACGGCTATTAGAAACTATTGTGATGAGTATTCTTCAACCCGTCGGCATGTGATTCTTGAGTCCAATACTTCTTCAACTTCAGTTCGTGTGGCAAAATGA
- the LOC110884630 gene encoding pentatricopeptide repeat-containing protein At1g80270, mitochondrial: protein MLAIRRASVRIRFQPLPSVTVRACDARFDTTTSSYMGDIGFGGPPPPTLLVRSFSFGSQSFLIGGIHSFSSLAGSESDKEPIKEADMSESENELGLLDTEEEIVENKGGQRKGLSGLFKVVVDSSSAPPNIKNALDKWVEGHDLSRSEISHTMFELRRRKMYGKALQLSEWLESQESIEISERDYASRVDLIAKVRGTQKAEAYIEKIPESFKGEIVYRTLLANCVLNNDVKKSEKVFNKMKDLNLPVTAFACNQLLLLYKRTDKKKIADVLLLMEKEDVKPSLFTYRLLIETKGMSHDIIGMEQVLETMKAEGLEPDSRLQSVLARQYVYAGMNEKARAVLNEMEGSNLSENRGVYSSLLQIYALLGSVDDVKRVWEACETNPRLEECMNAIEAFGKLKNVAEAEAVFDLMSKKWNRLSAKYYTSMLKVYANNKMLLKGKEIVKQMSDSGCRLGPLTWDALVKLYIESGEIEKADSILNKASQQLSMKPLFSTYMLILDEYAKKGDVHNAEKIFYKMRQVGYVSRYRQYDSLLQAYINAKAPLYGFRERLKADNVFPSKTLAERLAQVDAFKKTAVSDLLD from the exons ATGTTGGCGATTCGAAGAGCCTCTGTTCGTATCAG GTTCCAGCCTTTACCATCAGTAACTGTTCGTGCTTGCGATGCTAGATTCGACACAACAACTTCCAGTTACATGGGCGACATTGGCTTTGGTGGGCCCCCACCACCTACCCTACTCGTAAGGAGTTTTTCCTTCGGCTCTCAGAGCTTTTTAATAGGAGGGATTCATAGCTTTTCCTCACTGGCTGGATCTGAATCCGACAAAGAACCGATTAAGGAAGCCGATATGTCTGAATCTGAAAATGAGCTGGGTTTATTAGATACCGAGGAAGAGATAGTGGAGAATAAAGGTGGACAAAGAAAAGGTTTATCGGGATTGTTTAAGGTGGTTGTTGATTCTTCATCGGCGCCGCCTAACATTAAGAATGCTCTAGATAAGTGGGTTGAAGGACATGATTTGTCTAGGTCTGAGATATCACATACGATGTTTGAACTACGAAGGCGAAAGATGTACGGGAAAGCTTTGCAG CTGTCGGAGTGGCTAGAGTCACAAGAGAGTATAGAAATCTCCGAGAGAGATTACGCGTCTCGTGTTGATTTAATCGCCAAAGTACGTGGCACACAGAAGGCAGAAGCCTACATCGAGAAAATCCCGGAGTCATTTAAAGGTGAAATAGTATACCGAACACTTTTAGCTAATTGTGTTCTCAACAACGACGTAAAGAAATCCGAAAAAGTATTTAACAAAATGAAAGACCTAAACTTACCCGTCACCGCCTTCGCTTGTAATCAACTGCTCCTTTTGTACAAAAGAACTGACAAGAAAAAAATAGCCGACGTATTATTATTAATGGAAAAAGAAGACGTGAAACCGTCACTCTTCACGTATAGATTACTGATCGAAACTAAAGGCATGTCCCATGATATTATCGGGATGGAGCAAGTTCTCGAAACTATGAAAGCCGAAGGGTTGGAACCGGATTCGAGATTGCAGTCGGTATTAGCTCGACAATATGTTTACGCGGGTATGAATGAAAAAGCGAGAGCGGTTTTAAACGAAATGGAAGGAAGTAATTTGAGTGAGAACCGAGGGGTGTATTCGTCTTTACTTCAAATTTACGCATTACTCGGAAGTGTAGATGACGTTAAACGGGTCTGGGAGGCGTGCGAAACGAACCCGCGATTAGAAGAATGCATGAACGCGATCGAGGCGTTCGGAAAACTGAAGAACGTTGCTGAAGCCGAGGCGGTTTTTGACCTGATGTCAAAAAAATGGAACCGACTCTCGGCTAAGTATTACACTTCTATGTTGAAAGTGTATGCAAACAATAAGATGTTACTCAAGGGAAAAGAAATCGTGAAACAAATGAGTGATAGCGGGTGCAGACTCGGGCCATTGACTTGGGATGCGTTGGTCAAACTTTACATAGAATCAGGGGAGATTGAAAAGGCGGATTCGATTCTAAACAAGGCTTCGCAACAGCTTAGTATGAAACCGTTGTTTTCTACGTATATGCTGATTTTAGATGAATATGCTAAGAAGGGAGATGTACATAATGCGgagaaaatattttataaaatgagGCAAGTTGGGTATGTTTCGAGATACAGGCAGTATGATTCTCTTCTGCAGGCGTATATAAATGCAAAAGCTCCGCTTTACGGGTTTAGAGAAAGGTTGAAGGCTGATAATGTGTTCCCGAGTAAAACACTGGCGGAACGGTTGGCTCAGGTGGATGCGTTTAAGAAGACCGCGGTGTCTGATCTGCTTGATTAA